The DNA window ACGGGTTATTATTGCCTATTTTTGTGCAGTGATAATAATACGTATAGCAAAGCAACGTCTTATGGGTAAGTATACGGCGCTTGATCTTGTAGTATTATTAATGCTTGGCTCTTTGTTGGGAAGCTCCATAATAAGTACAATACCATTTTTTTTAACATTATCAGTGGCTTTTGTTTTAATTGCTTGTCACTGGATCTTTTGTGCACTCACTTTTTACTCAAATACAGCGGGCAAATGGCTTAAAGGCCGTACGTATGTACTTATAGAAAATGGGACTATTAACTGGGAAAATTTACGCGTAAGCTACATAAGCGAAAATGATTTAATGAGCGCTTTACGTACTAATGCTCATATAATTGATCCCCTAGATGTAAAACTAGCAATTCTTGAGCGTAGTGGCCATATTAGTGTTATTCTTCAAGAAAGCACCTCTTGTAGAGCAGAGATGGCTTTAGAAAAAGATACGCAAAAAGTAAATACAGAGTTTAAGTAATAGTACTCATTACCCTACTCGTGACTAACGTAATAGTTCTGGTAAACTGAAAGCTAGAATATATTTTTACAAAACTAAGGAAACGAGCATGGAATTTTTTGAGCGTACTACAGGTTGTGGTCTAGTTACTCAAGAGTATTTGCAAAAAACGATTACTCTAGCTGGTTGGGTTAATAAAAGACGTGACCATGGGGGGCTTATTTTTGTTGATCTACGAGATCGTAGCGGCCTCATGCAACTAGTGTTTAATCATACTGTATCTACTTCTGCACATGACGCAGCCCAACAGTTACGTTCAGAGTATGTTATTTCTGTCTCTGGCCGCGTTGTAGAACGAGCTCCAGGAACCATTAATAAAGATCTTCCCACAGGTCATTTTGAACTACAAGTTGAACAGCTTACTATTTTAAACAAAGCTAAAACATTACCCTTCAGTTTAGAAGAAGCAGACTCAGTAGATGAAGAACTTCGTCTCAAATACCGCTATATCGATTTACGTCGCCCTGAAATGATGCATAAGCTTGCTATGCGCCATAAACTTATCTTCTCTTTGCGCCAAACACTCGATAAAGCAGGTTTTTACGAAGTAGAAACACCCATACTTACTAAAAATACTGCTGAAGGCGCTCGTGAGTTTTTAGTACCCTCACGTATTCATAAAGGCTCATTTTATGCTTTACCTCAGTCGCCGCAGCTTTATAAACAGATTTTAATGGCGGGTGGCGTAGAACGGTACTTTCAAATAGCGCGTTGCTTTAGAGATGAAGACTTACGTGCCGATAGACAGCCAGAGTTCACGCAGCTTGACATGGAAATGTCATTTATAAAAGAACAAGATATTCAGACTATTATAGAAAATTTACTTCAGAACATATTTAAAGATCTCTTTCATATACCTCTGAGTTTGCCTTTACAGCGTATGACGTATGATCATGCGTTTAGCACCTATGGCTCAGATAAACCTGATTTACGTTTTGATATGCCTATTTATGATGTAGGATCCGTATTTAAAGACACTGAGCTCTCTTTTATCAAATCTATTTTAGATAAAAAGGGTAAAGTTGGTGCCCTACATGTTAAAAATCATACCTTTACCCGCTCAGAGCTTGAGCATTGGGTGGCTCAGGCACTTAAAAACGGTGCTAAAGGCCTTGTCTGGATACGCTTTAATCAAGATGGTACCCCAGATGCTCCGGTAGCAAAGTTC is part of the Candidatus Dependentiae bacterium genome and encodes:
- a CDS encoding DUF421 domain-containing protein → MNTNLVKTFTAYLNTKPDTLTFSIIALRVIIAYFCAVIIIRIAKQRLMGKYTALDLVVLLMLGSLLGSSIISTIPFFLTLSVAFVLIACHWIFCALTFYSNTAGKWLKGRTYVLIENGTINWENLRVSYISENDLMSALRTNAHIIDPLDVKLAILERSGHISVILQESTSCRAEMALEKDTQKVNTEFK
- the aspS gene encoding aspartate--tRNA ligase, producing MEFFERTTGCGLVTQEYLQKTITLAGWVNKRRDHGGLIFVDLRDRSGLMQLVFNHTVSTSAHDAAQQLRSEYVISVSGRVVERAPGTINKDLPTGHFELQVEQLTILNKAKTLPFSLEEADSVDEELRLKYRYIDLRRPEMMHKLAMRHKLIFSLRQTLDKAGFYEVETPILTKNTAEGAREFLVPSRIHKGSFYALPQSPQLYKQILMAGGVERYFQIARCFRDEDLRADRQPEFTQLDMEMSFIKEQDIQTIIENLLQNIFKDLFHIPLSLPLQRMTYDHAFSTYGSDKPDLRFDMPIYDVGSVFKDTELSFIKSILDKKGKVGALHVKNHTFTRSELEHWVAQALKNGAKGLVWIRFNQDGTPDAPVAKFLPKDFLARMQTVIPELTQQDTLFLVAASYKDAWNQLGKLRLQLAHALDLIPKDAVKLLWVTDFPLLEYDEQSKRWSSVHHPFTAPQEGWEHQKPEDIKARGYDVVFNGIELGGGSIRIHNPEIQRKVFEFLGLNKAEMESHFGFLFEAQELGFPPHGGIALGIDRLVMLLLGCQSIREVIAFPKTQSGYDPMMQAPTPVDAAKLIDYGLKLLPHDKK